One region of Collinsella aerofaciens ATCC 25986 genomic DNA includes:
- a CDS encoding YitT family protein: MANAIDQLTDRVLVLGRLTIVRRAITAVAVTISAVLQTFLIQAFIQPADLLPSGLTGVAVLLDRVTSLGGVHIDISLGMLALNIPVALLCWSGISKRFVIFSMMQVVLSSLFLNVFHFAPFLGDKIMLIIFGGVVSGLGAAIALKSGASTGGTDFIALWVSNHTGKTIWGVIFGFNCFILAIFGFMFGWDKAAYSIVFQFISTKTIDSFYRRYDRVTLQITTRKADEVMTAYVNHFQHGISCAEVVGGYSREKMYLLNTVVSTYESQDIIKLVCDVDPGAVINVFHTLNFVGGWWGGHVDEPMPTAVPDPDKPARMASRQARLSEQDSLQQDDGK, from the coding sequence GTGGCGAACGCCATCGATCAGCTCACGGACCGAGTGCTCGTACTCGGCCGCCTCACCATCGTCCGCCGCGCTATTACTGCCGTGGCGGTCACGATTTCCGCCGTTCTCCAGACATTCCTGATCCAGGCGTTCATTCAGCCCGCCGACTTGCTTCCGAGCGGCCTCACCGGCGTTGCGGTCCTGCTCGATCGCGTTACCTCGCTGGGCGGCGTTCACATCGACATTTCGCTCGGTATGCTCGCGCTCAACATCCCCGTGGCGCTCCTATGCTGGAGCGGCATTAGCAAGCGCTTCGTCATCTTCTCGATGATGCAGGTCGTGCTCTCGTCGCTGTTCCTCAACGTCTTTCACTTCGCTCCATTTTTGGGCGACAAGATCATGCTCATCATTTTTGGCGGCGTGGTCTCGGGTCTGGGCGCTGCCATCGCACTTAAATCCGGCGCATCCACCGGCGGCACCGACTTTATCGCGCTGTGGGTTTCCAACCACACGGGCAAGACCATCTGGGGCGTCATCTTTGGTTTCAACTGCTTTATCCTGGCGATCTTTGGCTTTATGTTTGGCTGGGACAAGGCGGCGTATTCCATCGTGTTCCAGTTTATTTCGACCAAGACCATCGACAGTTTCTATCGTCGCTACGATCGCGTGACGCTGCAGATTACGACACGCAAGGCAGACGAGGTCATGACTGCCTACGTAAACCATTTTCAGCACGGCATTAGCTGCGCCGAGGTCGTCGGCGGATACAGCCGCGAAAAGATGTACCTGCTGAACACCGTTGTTTCGACCTACGAGAGCCAGGACATTATCAAGTTGGTGTGCGACGTTGATCCCGGCGCCGTGATCAACGTGTTCCACACGCTCAACTTTGTGGGCGGCTGGTGGGGCGGTCATGTCGACGAGCCCATGCCCACGGCCGTTCCCGATCCCGACAAGCCCGCACGCATGGCCAGCAGGCAGGCGCGCCTCAGCGAACAGGACAGCCTGCAGCAGGACGACGGCAAGTAG
- a CDS encoding GntR family transcriptional regulator translates to MPAPKNAPLYQQIYDEIKDAIEKGVYAPKERIPSELELAEQYEVSRITVRRAVEELCSDGYLVKQQGRGTFVSTPHINRQFHASTLQTFTALCAGNGMKAGAHVIDRQIVPARQNEMEFFGLQKDALLLHIKRVRTADGEPIFEENIFVPFDAYRELLTADLEDKSIFAEVERVGGTPIVSVGYRTVEAVRANAEQAAELGIAPHDPLLNLRAGFTGPDDEPVLMGKQYYVGSRYVMVM, encoded by the coding sequence ATGCCTGCGCCCAAAAATGCACCGCTTTACCAGCAGATTTATGACGAAATCAAGGATGCGATCGAGAAAGGTGTTTATGCACCCAAGGAGCGTATTCCGTCCGAGCTTGAACTAGCCGAGCAGTACGAGGTGAGCCGTATTACGGTGCGCCGCGCTGTCGAGGAGCTGTGCTCCGATGGTTACCTGGTTAAGCAGCAGGGCCGCGGCACCTTTGTCTCCACGCCGCACATCAACCGCCAGTTTCACGCCTCGACGCTGCAGACGTTTACCGCGCTGTGTGCCGGCAACGGCATGAAGGCCGGTGCGCACGTGATCGATCGCCAGATCGTTCCGGCGCGCCAAAACGAGATGGAGTTCTTTGGCCTGCAGAAGGATGCGCTGCTGCTGCATATCAAGCGCGTGCGTACGGCCGACGGCGAGCCCATCTTTGAGGAGAACATCTTTGTGCCGTTTGACGCCTACCGTGAGCTGTTGACGGCCGATCTTGAGGACAAGTCGATTTTTGCCGAGGTCGAGCGTGTTGGCGGAACGCCGATTGTCTCGGTTGGCTACCGTACGGTCGAGGCCGTTCGAGCTAACGCCGAGCAGGCGGCCGAGCTGGGCATTGCTCCGCACGATCCGCTGCTCAACCTGCGTGCCGGCTTTACCGGTCCCGATGACGAGCCGGTTTTGATGGGTAAGCAGTACTACGTGGGATCGCGCTACGTTATGGTCATGTAA
- a CDS encoding RecQ family ATP-dependent DNA helicase has protein sequence MTDSMQQMALDTLGAYFGYTSFRPGQDRMVDAILAGRDALGVMPTGAGKSICYQVPALMLPGITFVVSPLLSLMEDQTRALLAAGARPSYLNSSLTPAQQNTVLKRAREGRYQLMYVAPERLLEPRFLAFAQEAAGSAGIGVPLVAIDEAHCVSQWGQDFRPAYLQIREFIDSLPQRPIVAAFTATATERVRADIQQMLGLQNPATVVTGFDRKNLYFGCEEMGDKAKTAWVRDYVIAHSSESGIVYCSTRKTVDALAGELAEALGPSGIRVGRYHAGMGNDARRQSQRAFIDDDIQVMVATNAFGMGIDKPNVRYVIHNNVPESIEAYYQEAGRAGRDGDPASCYLLWNGNDFRMRRFLIDRGDAADEALDDEQRAWALQNRYRLLSQMEGYCNTTGCLREYMLRYFGDEAAAEHAAASTGGTAADDVESCGNCSNCLTQFEVEDVTDMARAAVRYVATRPMRFGKSLIADVLHGGNTERIRQMHLDEDRGYGELSSESVGRIKDIIGQLCGRGYLATSQGQYPVVGLGPRAVEVEDEAFAFTVKRRASKRKASARARRAVDLLREEAELDQRPRVGDDAELFERLRALRKEISTELEMAPYMVFSDKALRGLCRLRPQTRDELIQVNGIGEKKADAFGEQFMAAIEEFESEHARDGA, from the coding sequence ATGACCGATAGCATGCAGCAGATGGCGCTCGACACGCTCGGCGCCTATTTTGGCTACACCTCGTTTCGCCCGGGACAGGACCGCATGGTCGATGCGATCCTTGCCGGTCGCGATGCGCTGGGTGTTATGCCCACGGGTGCCGGCAAGTCCATTTGCTACCAGGTGCCCGCGCTCATGCTGCCCGGCATCACCTTTGTGGTGAGTCCGCTGCTGTCGCTTATGGAGGACCAGACCCGTGCGTTGCTCGCGGCGGGTGCGCGACCCAGCTATCTCAACTCCAGCCTTACTCCGGCCCAGCAAAACACCGTGCTCAAGCGGGCGCGCGAGGGCCGCTACCAGCTTATGTACGTGGCGCCCGAGCGCTTGCTCGAGCCGCGTTTTTTGGCCTTTGCGCAGGAGGCTGCGGGTTCCGCCGGCATTGGCGTGCCGCTCGTGGCCATTGACGAGGCCCACTGCGTAAGCCAATGGGGTCAGGATTTCCGCCCCGCCTATCTGCAGATTCGTGAGTTCATCGATTCCCTGCCGCAGCGCCCCATCGTGGCGGCGTTTACCGCCACGGCGACCGAACGCGTGCGTGCGGATATTCAGCAGATGCTCGGCCTGCAAAACCCTGCGACGGTGGTGACGGGCTTCGATCGCAAGAATCTCTACTTTGGTTGCGAGGAGATGGGCGACAAGGCCAAGACTGCCTGGGTGCGCGACTATGTGATCGCGCATTCGAGCGAGAGCGGTATCGTGTATTGCTCGACCCGCAAGACGGTCGATGCGCTGGCGGGCGAGCTTGCCGAGGCGCTGGGCCCCAGCGGCATTCGCGTTGGCCGCTACCATGCCGGCATGGGCAACGACGCCCGTCGCCAAAGCCAGCGCGCCTTTATCGACGACGATATCCAGGTGATGGTTGCCACCAACGCCTTTGGCATGGGCATCGACAAGCCCAACGTGCGCTACGTGATCCACAACAACGTGCCCGAGAGCATCGAAGCCTACTACCAGGAGGCGGGCCGCGCCGGCCGCGATGGCGACCCGGCCAGCTGCTACTTGCTGTGGAACGGCAACGATTTTCGCATGCGCCGCTTTCTGATCGACCGCGGCGATGCTGCCGATGAGGCGCTCGACGACGAGCAGCGCGCGTGGGCGCTCCAGAATCGATATCGTCTGCTCAGCCAGATGGAGGGCTACTGCAATACCACCGGCTGCCTGCGCGAATACATGCTGCGCTACTTTGGCGACGAGGCCGCGGCCGAGCATGCCGCGGCCAGTACGGGCGGCACCGCCGCGGACGACGTCGAGAGCTGCGGCAACTGCAGCAACTGCCTCACGCAGTTCGAGGTCGAGGACGTCACCGATATGGCCCGCGCCGCCGTGCGCTACGTGGCCACGCGTCCCATGCGCTTTGGCAAGTCGCTCATCGCCGATGTGCTCCACGGCGGCAACACCGAGCGCATTCGCCAGATGCATCTGGACGAGGACCGCGGCTACGGTGAGCTGTCGAGCGAATCGGTCGGGCGCATCAAGGACATCATCGGCCAGCTGTGCGGCCGCGGTTATCTGGCCACCTCGCAGGGGCAGTACCCGGTCGTGGGGCTGGGTCCGCGTGCCGTCGAGGTCGAGGATGAGGCGTTCGCCTTTACCGTTAAGCGTCGTGCGTCCAAGCGCAAAGCTTCGGCCCGCGCCCGCCGCGCCGTCGATCTGCTGCGCGAGGAGGCCGAGCTGGATCAGCGCCCGCGTGTTGGCGACGATGCCGAGCTGTTCGAGCGCCTGCGTGCCCTGCGCAAGGAGATCTCGACGGAGCTGGAGATGGCGCCGTACATGGTCTTTTCCGACAAGGCCCTGCGCGGCCTGTGCCGCCTACGCCCACAGACGCGCGACGAGCTTATCCAGGTCAACGGCATCGGCGAGAAAAAAGCCGACGCCTTTGGCGAGCAGTTTATGGCGGCGATTGAAGAATTTGAGTCCGAGCATGCGCGGGATGGAGCGTAA